The following coding sequences are from one Anaerolineales bacterium window:
- a CDS encoding Gfo/Idh/MocA family oxidoreductase, whose translation MRIMIVGLGSIGRRHLRNLISLGEEDFLLVRTGRSTLPDEELVSYPSVKSVEEGLAWKPQAVIVANPTAYHMEVALPAAKAGCHMLIEKPISSSMDRIPALVQAAASSGSRILVGFQYRFHPCLLRLHQLLSARELGEPVHARAHYGEYLPGWHPWEDYRRSYSSRSDLGGGALLTLCHPFDYLAWLFGPPTDIAARTAALPHVELEGVEGIADVMLGFTGGTQATIHLDYAQRPAMQHLGVIGTEGSAECDLLAGELRWWTAAEGEWRSFRVSEDFSRNDLFLAEMKHFLEIVQLGVAPVCGLAEGVLSLKAALAALESSRSRDTIHLERIGS comes from the coding sequence ATGCGGATCATGATTGTGGGCCTGGGTTCAATCGGTCGCCGCCACCTGCGGAATCTGATCTCACTCGGTGAGGAGGACTTCCTGCTGGTGCGAACGGGGAGGAGCACCCTTCCGGACGAAGAACTTGTGAGCTACCCCTCCGTCAAGAGCGTCGAAGAGGGATTGGCATGGAAGCCGCAAGCGGTCATCGTCGCCAATCCAACCGCCTACCACATGGAGGTGGCGCTGCCGGCGGCGAAGGCCGGCTGCCACATGCTCATTGAGAAACCCATCTCAAGTTCGATGGACCGCATCCCCGCCTTGGTGCAGGCCGCTGCATCGAGTGGGTCGAGGATCCTGGTTGGGTTCCAGTACCGCTTCCATCCGTGTTTGCTGCGCCTGCATCAGCTGCTGTCTGCCCGGGAGCTTGGGGAGCCTGTGCACGCTCGAGCCCACTATGGAGAATACCTCCCTGGCTGGCATCCTTGGGAGGACTACCGCCGGAGTTATTCGTCTCGGTCGGATCTGGGTGGTGGCGCATTGCTTACCCTGTGTCATCCGTTTGATTACTTGGCTTGGCTCTTTGGGCCCCCGACCGACATCGCTGCCAGGACAGCGGCCTTGCCCCATGTGGAGCTGGAGGGTGTGGAGGGCATCGCTGACGTCATGCTCGGGTTCACTGGCGGCACGCAGGCCACTATTCATCTCGACTATGCCCAGCGACCGGCCATGCAGCATCTGGGGGTGATCGGGACGGAAGGCAGCGCCGAGTGCGACTTGCTGGCCGGGGAGCTTCGATGGTGGACGGCAGCTGAAGGCGAATGGCGCTCCTTTCGAGTGTCTGAGGATTTCTCACGCAATGACCTCTTCCTGGCCGAGATGAAGCATTTCCTGGAGATCGTCCAGCTGGGGGTGGCTCCGGTCTGCGGCCTGGCCGAAGGGGTGTTGAGCCTGAAGGCCGCTCTGGCGGCGCTCGAGTCGAGCCGGTCGAGGGACACAATCCATCTCGAGCGGATCGGTTCATGA